Proteins from a genomic interval of Choristoneura fumiferana chromosome 12, NRCan_CFum_1, whole genome shotgun sequence:
- the LOC141433628 gene encoding cytochrome P450 4V2-like, giving the protein MKRLEEVFRNTNRPVTAEDLPKLVYLEAVVKETLRLYPPVPIYVRETHSDCKLPNGLTVPKGVAFLFLLHGMHRNPKYWGDDAEQFRPERFLEGPLRHPVQFIPFSYSIRNCLGGTYAMMSIKTVLATMLRRYRLLPPAGLDPQQIKEPLPVSFNLMMRHVDNYTLRLEYRN; this is encoded by the exons ATGAAGAG ATTGGAGGAAGTATTTAGAAATACTAACCGCCCCGTCACAGCGGAAGATTTGCCAAAACTTGTATATTTGGAAGCAGTTGTAAAGGAGACATTGAGGCTGTATCCCCCAGTTCCAATTTACGTCAGAGAAACCCACAGTGACTGCAAACTTC CAAATGGATTGACAGTCCCTAAAGGGGTAGCCTTTCTTTTTCTCCTCCATGGGATGCATCGCAACCCCAAGTACTGGGGCGACGACGCGGAGCAGTTCCGACCTGAACGTTTCCTCGAGGGCCCCCTGCGGCATCCAGTTCAGTTCATCCCTTTTAGTTACTCAATAAGAAATTGTCTTG GTGGTACCTACGCAATGATGTCTATAAAAACGGTGTTGGCCACGATGCTGCGACGATACCGACTGTTGCCGCCCGCGGGTCTTGACCCTCAACAGATAAAGGAACCTTTGCCAGTTTCTTTTAATCTTATGATGCGACATGTTGATAATTATACTTTAAGATTAGAATATCgaaattaa